The Oscillospiraceae bacterium genome includes the window TCGGTTATACGGGCGGTCAGTTTGGCCCGGACGACGACATCACGCGGGAGCAGATGGCGGCCATTCTCTACCGTTATGAACGCTACGCCCAAAAGGTACCGCCCGACACGCTCGAGGGCCGTGTGTTTGCCGACGAAAGCAGCATTGGCGACTACGCGAAGGAGGCCGTGGCCAAGTTGGTCACACAGGGCATCATCGCCGGCAAGCCAAACAACCGGTTTGACCCGCGTGGGAACGCGACGCGCGCCGAGTTTGCGGCCGTGCTGCACCGATTTATGGAGGCTGTGAAAGAAGATTGAGTGAGAAGAAAACCAATACTTGATGATACGCCGACACCGTCTCTGCTTTCGCGCCCTATAATGCAGCAAAAACCCCATGAAACCGCCGCCGCTGTTACAGTGGCGGCGGTTTCTATTGAAAACTCCTAAAATGTCGAAAAGGATATTGACAAATAGTTTAATCAGTGTTATAATATTTGCCATAAATTCAGATATCACACCCAAAGAATTTGAGCGTCTCACATACCAAAGTGTTGACAAGATGAAGTCGGAGCGCATTGGCGGCGAGCTGACGTATACGGCGATATACTCGAAAGGAGAGACACAGTGAATCAATCAGAAATGACCCTATATGAAATGATATTTGCCCGTCGCAGTGTGAGGCAATACCGAAATGAGGCGTTTGATACGTCTGCTTTGGCAGAGATTGAAAACCACGCTAACTCCGCAAAACAACTCCCTGCACAAAGCGCGAGATTTGAAATTGTGGACAGCAGTCGGATAAAAGGCGGCGTCGCGCCGTACGCGATTTTGGCGTTTGCCGGCGCGGACGACTTGTCGCTTGTAAACATCGGCTACACACTTCAGGGTGTAGATTTGTGGCTTCAAGCAAATGGCCACGGCAGCGTCTGGTGCGGTATGGCGACGCCGAAAGAACAACGGTCAGACTACCGCATTTTAATCGGTTTCGGCAAAACGGACGTCCCACTACGCAAGTCCGAAAGCGAGTTCAAGCGAAAGAAAATCGCCGACATAAGCAATGCTGACAATCCAGTAAGCCGTGCCGCGAGACTTGCGCCGTCCGCCGTAAACTTTCAGCCGTGGATGCTGACGTTTGCGGATAACAAAGTCACGGTACAGGCGAATGTGCGCGGTGTTGGAAAGATACTCCCAGGTCGGCTGTACTTATTTGATTTTGGCATCGTATTAAAGCACATAGAACTTGCCTTGGAACAGGAAGGAAAAGCTGTGAAGTCCTTGTCTTTCGATGGGGAAGCGAAAGGGTTCACAGCGAAAATAATCTTCGGATAGGAGGACATGCAGACATCACATGAACTACACATTAATGCACAAAAATGTCGAGGTTGTAGACATTAGGATCGATGAATCGGCGGTCGCCATAACGAACATAGGCACAGTTCATAGTCCGGAACATATACCGCTCGGGGTCCAGTCGTTAAAAGGCGGTATTGACCGCGAGGAACTAAACGATTGGCTGAGGAGTCGTTCTATCCCCGCAAGCCGTTCCGGCATTCGGGAGTTGTATACCCGTTTGGGCAGGAGTTCAACCGAACATCTGATTCTCAAATGCCATGCCTTGAGTTTGTCCGATCATTACTGGGTTTGTCCCAAGAATTCAGGACTTCTTTGGGCGGAAATCAACTTTTTTCAGAACGATTTTTCAAAGGATGTTGGCGAAATACTTTTCGGACATGAACCCGCCGATAGAAACAAGATAAATTTGATGTCGCCCGACAATACATCGGTCGGTTGGTTGAAGAAAAGATGGATTATTGTCGACGGAAAACGCGCGCTTATTAAAGGCGGAAATGATCCTTGGAAGCAGGAACCATATAACGAGGTTATAGCAAGCGAGATTATGCGGCGGCTGGGCATTGTCCATGTCCCTTATTCGCTGATATTCGACGGCGGTGAGTCGCTCAGTTTGTGTGAAAATTTTCTTTCTGCAGACACAGAGTTTATTCCCGCGTGGAATGTATTTTATGCAAAAAAGATGAACGATATAGATTCCGATTTTTCGCACTTATTGCGTTGCTGTGACACACTTGGCATACCCAATACACGCACGGCAATTGATAAAATGTTGACGCTTGACTGTATCATTGCGAACGAGGATAGGCACTATAACAATTTTGGATTTATTCGCAACGCGGATACGCTGGAATGGCTTGGATTTGCGCCGATATTCGACTGCGGGACGTCCCTGTGGCACAATGTCCTCGACATAGGCGCTCAGAGAAAAAGTCAGCCGTTTCAAGAAACGCACGAAGAACAAATCAAGCTTGTTGCAGACCTGAGCTGGTTCAATATTGAAGCCTTAGAGGGCATTGAGCAAGAGATTTCCGCCATATTCTCTCAGTCTCCCCTGGTTGACGAAAATCGCAGCAATGCAATTTCGAAAGCGGTGCTTGACCGCGCAAAGATGCTCGAACAGTAAACCGCATTGAAACACCCCTATAAGGGTGGGTTTCTGCTGTCTGCAACCTGTTTGCCCGTGCGAACCGGATGTGAGAGAATCGGCGTCGTCTCCGGCCGCGCGCACGGGCAGTTTGACCCGTGGGCGTACGCCACGCGCGAGGAAACCGCGAAGATCCTGAGCGTCGTCATGGCGCATGTGAAAAACGCGTAACTTCAAAAACGCGTAACTTCACTCTTCTGATTTGACGGCTCATGACAGCGGGGGCTTTCTCTGTTTACCATGTAGGAACAGAGAAAGCCCCCGCTGTGTAATCTCTATACAGCCATTGTCTTCAACTTTCCGACAACTGCATTTTGAATGTGCAGACAACAACACTTTGGTTAACCTCAAAAATCGGCTCCGGCCTGCCGATTTTGCGGCACTCCATCTTAGCAATATCAATTCCTCGTCCATAACCTTGAACAAAACCAAAAACCTTAAATACGTCGGCAATATTGGGGTTGCGGTAATCTGCAATTCCTGATCTCCCGAAATTTTCGATTGTAACATTTCCATAGGGACCTCCGGGGCTGTTAATCACAACCCGGTCATTGAACCAGTAAACACGAACTGGGGCATTGGTTTTTTCATACGTTCTGTGCATAACGGCATTGTAGAGGATTTGCTGAATTGCCGGAATCGAATAGTCGCTTGTAAACTTGTGGCGCATGCCGGAAGTGACGTCTACCGCAGTGCGGTTGTGAGCCACCAGTTTGTAAGTGATTAACTCAATTAACTGTGACAGTCGCCCCTTAACCATGGCCTCATCAATCACTGGATCAGCGTGTTCCGTTCCATCAATCCGTAGGAATTGAATATACGCACCTGGAATAAACCGTCGTGGCTCTTTGCCTAAGGCTAAAATACCCACAAGTGTCGGCGTCGGATCGTCCGGAGAAACAATCATTCTGCATGATGAAAGCCGCTCCTCGTAGGAGCGGCCGTTCTCCGCCAGTACATCTTCAGCAAACGCCGACGGCAAATACTCATCTTCAAACACTGCACGGGAAAGGTCGCCAAGCTTTGCTTCATAGACCGGAGTCAAATCGTACGGCAGCATATTATGATGCCGCTTTTCAATCAGCACTCGCTCGTCCTGCTCACTTGCCAAAGCGCGGCGCGAACCAACTCTGATGTGAATTCGCCCGTCATATTTTACCGGCGGCATATCAGATGGCATAACCGTGATTACAGCCATATCTGCCCCATTTAGATGTCGTTTCTCGACCGACATAACCGGAATTGGAAGAATATTGCCATCCGTTTTCATATCACCGAGGTTTCGTAGGAGTGTGTCAGTTATTGGAAGATTAAATGGAGAACCATCATCATTGGCACCAACGAAGATAACTCCCGACTTCTTATGGTCAGGCAAATCATTTGCAAACGTGCAGATTGCTTGACGCACTTTAATCGGCACGTCGCCTTTCATAGAGCGTTTTCGTTCAACAAGTTCCGACTCTAAATCTCTAAGCATTTGTTCCAACTCTTGATCTGTATAAAGTGACATGGCTCCGCTCGTGACAATCGCCCCCTTCCAAGAAATATATTGTTATTATACAAGATTGAAATTGATTTGTCAATGGCGAAATCGAGCGGCGCTTGTGGAATAGAATGAAAAAGATCGACGCTATTTTCGTGCGCTCATGGGCAGTTTGACTCGTAGGCGTACGCCAAATCCTTGTTTTCCTTGTCTGGTTGTGCAGCCCTGCCGAGTGGCGTTTGGTGCCTCATTGACCGTCCGATGGAGGCCGATCTACTACATATAGTGTCGAGATACAAGATGTAGTAGATCAAAAGAATGAAAAAGCAATAAAAAACAGAACTTCTGTTGTATTGTAGACGACAGGAGTTCTATTTTTTGTTTGGGGCAAAGAGAGAATACAAATCCGGTATCGATTGTGGCAGAGGCGATTGCCGTGTTGTGGAACGCATAGAAACGTATACCTTTTGGAAAGCATCTAATGTGAAAATCCGAGGGCCTTCAATTTGCTAAAACATACAAAACATAAGCAAATAAAGTCTTGACTTTTATATTAATTTGTAATATAATAAAAAAAGTTTATAGGTTTCGAATTCACATTAGATGCTTTCCAAAAGGTATACCTTTTTACATTTTTCATTACATCGTTAGAATTTTTCATTACATCGTTAGAGTAGACATGCAGACATATTATAAATAAAAGCATATATGTTCGCTCTAAATCCACGTCATGATTGGGCAAGAACGATTGCATTGGTAAGAGGAGATTGCGTGTCACGGAGTTGTTTATGAATGGGGGTGGCGCCACAGAAAGACGTGTGGAAAGAGCGTGAAAACCGAGTAGACAGGCAACAAAAAAAGGATTGAACGAAAGTGAAAAGCCCCATGACTATGAAAATCAAGCTGGAAAGTGCACACAAGGAGGAAAAATTATGCAAACATCTTTCAGGCGGAAACTGGCTTTGGCGCTGTGTCTGGCGCTGGTGTTGACCCTTTTACCCACAGGCCTTGTGGCCTTCGCGGCCGATCCCCCGTATACAATCACGTTTGACACACAAGGCGGTTCGGATGTAGCGCCAGTGGTGACATCGGTAGATGGCACTGTAGCGGTCCCGACCGCGCCCACAAAAGATGGATACATCTTCGCCGGCTGGTACACCTCGGCCACGCCAGGGCGCGGGGCGGCGCCCAAGACCAGCGGCGGCGGCTTCTACGGACCGGTGATGTTTTCCGGGATCACTGACAACGTGACATTTTACGCACAGTGGATTCCGGCGAGCAACAATGTGAAAGAGATCGTGACAAAGGACAGCAATTATAAAAGTGGGCAGGAAGTTAAGCTGGGTTATTCCGCCTATTCCGGCGTCGAGCTGATTGATGTGAATGGAAACACAGTTAACGCTGGCGCGTATGTCCCGGACGGTTCCAATCCTATCTTCAAAGATCTGAACAAAGACGGGGACCTGGACGATTATGAGGATTGGCGGCTGACCACGGAAGAACGCGCAGCGGACCTGGCGGCGCAGCTCAAGGCCGATCCTGATGGTGTGCAGCAAATCGCGGGTCTCATGCTCTACAGCGCGCACCAGATGAACTGGACCAGTGAGGCGCCATCTCAGGATCAGATTACCTTCCTGGTGAATGACGACCTGAGGCACGTGCTGATCATGGGCTCCGCAGCGGCCGGGAAGATGGACATCCACGCGAAGTGGAACAACAATGTGCAGTCCATCGTTGAAGGACTTGGCTACGGCATTCCGGCCAACAACTCTTCCGACCCACGCCACGGTACGAGCAGTTCGTCCAATGTCGAATACTATTCCGCCAATGCGGGCGTATCGCAGTGGCCGTCGTCCCTGGGCATGGCCGCGACCTTTGACACTTCGTTAAACAAAACTTTTGGAAAAATTGCGTCGATCGAATACCGGGCGCTCGGCATCGCCACGGCACTCTCCCCGCAGATCGACATCGCGACGGATCCACGCTGGGGCCGGTTCAACGGTACCTTCGGCGAAGATCCAAAGCTGGCCTCCGCCATGTCGCGGGCCTACGTGGATGGCTTCCAGACCACATACAACAACACGGGCGGCTCTGTGGCCGACGTGTACGACGGTGTCGACAACGACGAGTCTTCGGGTGGCTGGGGCTACCAGAGCGTGAACGCGATGATGAAGCACTGGCCGGGCGGCGGCGCCGGCGAGGGCGGACGCGACGCGCATTACAACTATGGCAAGTACGCCGTGTTCCCCGGCGGGAACTGGAAAGCGCACCTGATCCCGTTTGTGGACGGTTCGCTCAGCCTGGAGGACGGCACAGAGATGGCCACGGCGGTGATGCCGTACTACACGATCTCATATCTGCAGGTGCCTGGCAGCGTGCCCAATTCATCGGACGGCGCGGCTGCCAAACTGAACATGGCCAACGCCTACAGCGACTATATGATCAACGGCGTGCTGCGGGATTCTTACGAGTTCGAGGGCGTCGTCTGCACCGACTGGAATGTGGTGGGTCCGGCCACCGAAGCCGGCGGCTTTATGTTCGACGGCGATCTGGCCGGCATGATCTGGGGCGTGGACGACCACTACCCGGACGCACAGGACATCGATCTGGACGGTAGTTACAGCAACATGGCCAAGCGGGCGCGACTGCTGCTGGACGCGGGCGTGGATCAGTTTGGCGGGCTCAACACGACAGCGCCGATCGTAAAGGCGTACGAGGACGCCGACACCAACGACAAGGCGAGTCTGCTGGAGCAGCTTGGGGATTCGGCTTACCGTCTGCTGAAGAACATCTTCCGCACGGGCCTGTTTGAAAACCCGTACCTGGACGCGGAAAAGACCGTGAATACCGTCGGAAACGACGCGTTTATGAAGGCCGGCTATACGGCGCAGCTTAAATCTATGGTGCTGCTGAAAAATCAGGACGACGTTCTTCCGCTGGCTAGGACGGCGAAGGTGTACGCCCCCGGCGCGGACGACAATACTGTAGCGTTGCTAAAGAGCTACTTTGGCGAGAGCAACGTCTCGGCAACGGATGCGACAGGCGCCACGGTGTCACTGGTATTCTTGGCCTCAGTGGCCTCGGGTGGCGGCAGCCGTGATATGGACGCCCATGTGAACAGTTACGCGCCGATCAACTTGGATTACAAGCCCTACACGGCTGCATTGGCACGGACCACCAGCGTCGCGGGCGAGCCGATCCGGAATGTGGACGGCACGGTGATCGGCATTGGGAACCGCTCATACAAGGGCAAGACAACGCAGCCGAGCAACACGGCGACGGGGCAGCTTGAGAGGCTCGCAGCGGCGGCGGCTAGCAACAAACCCGTCATTGTCGTGTACGACGTGTCGAACCCCTCTGTGTTGGAGAACATCGAACCCTCCGCCGACGCGATTTTGGTGAGTTTCCAATCACAGAAAGCGGCGGTACTCGACATCCTGACGGGTTCGACGACATACGGCAAGTCGGACGGTACGCCGGAGGCGATTCGTCCGACGGGTTTGCTGCCGATGCAGTTCCCGAAGGACATGAGCGAGGTGGAGCAGCAGTACGAGGACGTCCCGCGCGACATGGCTCCCTACAAGGACTCCGAAAACAACGAGTACGACTTCGGTTTCGGCCTCAGTTGGACGACGGACGCGACGCCCACCACCGTGCCGGTGAACGCGAGCATCAACCCGGGCTACACCGAATTTGTGACAAACAACCAAACCCCGATGACGGAGCCCCTGAACCAGGGCGACGGTAGCAGTGCCTACGCCATCGCGAACAGGAGACGGGTTACATTCGATTACGGCTACAAAGAAGCCGCGTCGGACAAAACCAACAGACAACTGATCAAAGTGGTGAACAGCGGTAGCGCAGTCGCGGCGGAGACGCCGGTGCGCACCGGGTATGTGTTCAGAGGCTGGAAGTTGTCTGACACCGACTACAATTTCACTACGCTTGTCACGGCCGACATTACGCTCATGGCGACGTGGGAAGAACTGCCGGTGATTGGCGGCGGATGGTTTGGCACCACCGTCACCCACTCGTGGATCAACGCGGCCAACGTGGCAGCCGAGACCGTTGAGTTTTGGTACACTACGGACGGTTCCGACCCGGCAAGAGGGGCCGGCAACAGCCGTAAGGGTGAGATCACGACATTCGGCTCCATGGTGCTAGCCATCATACCCGATGCGGTCGGCAGACTCCGGGCGATCGTGTACCATAGAACAAGCGAGGATGAGGAACCCGATACCTATGAGAGCAGCCTTGTGAGTGATGAGATCATCATCAATCCCGTCGCCCCGACGGCGCCGGGCAGCGGTATGTATCAGCCGACAGATCTGGAGAGTGGCATCGCGCTCACGACAACCCAGGCGGGAATCAGTATTTACTACACCGCGAACACCGTGGATTACGTAAACGGCGCGCCGGTTCAAAGCCAGGTGGATGCGATCCCGGCGCCTGCCGTAGGCGTCGCGGGCACCACGCAGTACACGGCGCCCGTCGCGGTCCCCGCCGCCGTAGATGAAAACACTGCGTTGGTGATCAAGGCGATTGCTTATCACTCGCCAGACATACAGAGCAATGCCGTCACGTTCTATTACGTCGAAGACAGTAATCTGCAAAAGCTGACGGAAAACAACATCGACACAGTCATAGGCCAGATGACGCTGGACGAGAAGATACTGCTTCTCGGCGGCCTCGGCATGAATCCTGCGAGCCTGACAAATCCGGGTGTGGCGGGCGGCACGCTGGCCATCCCGCGCCTCGGCATCCCGGCCATTGCCTTGTCCGACGGTCCGGCCGGCGTGCGCATGGGCAGAAACGCGACGGTGTGGATGTCACCCACGGGCCTTGCTTCCACGTGGAGTACAGGGGCCATGGAGGAAGTGGCGGCCAGAACGGCGGCGGAAGCCAAGCATTACGCAGTGGACATCATGCTGGCGCCGGCACTGAACATCCAGCGCAACCCGCTGGGCGGGCGCGATTTTGAATATTATTCCGAGGACCCGGTGGTGGCCGGTTCTGTGTCCGCCGCTTACACGAGGGCGTTGCAGAAGGCCGGTGTGGGTGTGTCTCTGAAGCATTACGCGGCCAACAATCAGGAGAACTCTCGCATGAGGGGCGACATGGTTGTATCCCAGCGGGCACTGAGGGAGATCTATCTGCGCGGCTTCGAGATTGCCGCCGCAGAGGCCCCATGGACATACATGGTCGCGTACAACAAGATAAACGGCGTCAATGCCAGCGCCAGCAAGTGGCTACTGACGGACGTGTTGCGCAACGACTGGGGATTCGACGGGTTGGTCATGTCCGACTGGGGTGCGGATTACGCACCGGTGGACTCCATCGAGGCTCAGATGGACTTGGCGGAGC containing:
- a CDS encoding excisionase, with amino-acid sequence MNYTLMHKNVEVVDIRIDESAVAITNIGTVHSPEHIPLGVQSLKGGIDREELNDWLRSRSIPASRSGIRELYTRLGRSSTEHLILKCHALSLSDHYWVCPKNSGLLWAEINFFQNDFSKDVGEILFGHEPADRNKINLMSPDNTSVGWLKKRWIIVDGKRALIKGGNDPWKQEPYNEVIASEIMRRLGIVHVPYSLIFDGGESLSLCENFLSADTEFIPAWNVFYAKKMNDIDSDFSHLLRCCDTLGIPNTRTAIDKMLTLDCIIANEDRHYNNFGFIRNADTLEWLGFAPIFDCGTSLWHNVLDIGAQRKSQPFQETHEEQIKLVADLSWFNIEALEGIEQEISAIFSQSPLVDENRSNAISKAVLDRAKMLEQ
- a CDS encoding putative DNA binding domain-containing protein, producing the protein MSLYTDQELEQMLRDLESELVERKRSMKGDVPIKVRQAICTFANDLPDHKKSGVIFVGANDDGSPFNLPITDTLLRNLGDMKTDGNILPIPVMSVEKRHLNGADMAVITVMPSDMPPVKYDGRIHIRVGSRRALASEQDERVLIEKRHHNMLPYDLTPVYEAKLGDLSRAVFEDEYLPSAFAEDVLAENGRSYEERLSSCRMIVSPDDPTPTLVGILALGKEPRRFIPGAYIQFLRIDGTEHADPVIDEAMVKGRLSQLIELITYKLVAHNRTAVDVTSGMRHKFTSDYSIPAIQQILYNAVMHRTYEKTNAPVRVYWFNDRVVINSPGGPYGNVTIENFGRSGIADYRNPNIADVFKVFGFVQGYGRGIDIAKMECRKIGRPEPIFEVNQSVVVCTFKMQLSES
- a CDS encoding glycoside hydrolase family 3 C-terminal domain-containing protein, which codes for MQTSFRRKLALALCLALVLTLLPTGLVAFAADPPYTITFDTQGGSDVAPVVTSVDGTVAVPTAPTKDGYIFAGWYTSATPGRGAAPKTSGGGFYGPVMFSGITDNVTFYAQWIPASNNVKEIVTKDSNYKSGQEVKLGYSAYSGVELIDVNGNTVNAGAYVPDGSNPIFKDLNKDGDLDDYEDWRLTTEERAADLAAQLKADPDGVQQIAGLMLYSAHQMNWTSEAPSQDQITFLVNDDLRHVLIMGSAAAGKMDIHAKWNNNVQSIVEGLGYGIPANNSSDPRHGTSSSSNVEYYSANAGVSQWPSSLGMAATFDTSLNKTFGKIASIEYRALGIATALSPQIDIATDPRWGRFNGTFGEDPKLASAMSRAYVDGFQTTYNNTGGSVADVYDGVDNDESSGGWGYQSVNAMMKHWPGGGAGEGGRDAHYNYGKYAVFPGGNWKAHLIPFVDGSLSLEDGTEMATAVMPYYTISYLQVPGSVPNSSDGAAAKLNMANAYSDYMINGVLRDSYEFEGVVCTDWNVVGPATEAGGFMFDGDLAGMIWGVDDHYPDAQDIDLDGSYSNMAKRARLLLDAGVDQFGGLNTTAPIVKAYEDADTNDKASLLEQLGDSAYRLLKNIFRTGLFENPYLDAEKTVNTVGNDAFMKAGYTAQLKSMVLLKNQDDVLPLARTAKVYAPGADDNTVALLKSYFGESNVSATDATGATVSLVFLASVASGGGSRDMDAHVNSYAPINLDYKPYTAALARTTSVAGEPIRNVDGTVIGIGNRSYKGKTTQPSNTATGQLERLAAAAASNKPVIVVYDVSNPSVLENIEPSADAILVSFQSQKAAVLDILTGSTTYGKSDGTPEAIRPTGLLPMQFPKDMSEVEQQYEDVPRDMAPYKDSENNEYDFGFGLSWTTDATPTTVPVNASINPGYTEFVTNNQTPMTEPLNQGDGSSAYAIANRRRVTFDYGYKEAASDKTNRQLIKVVNSGSAVAAETPVRTGYVFRGWKLSDTDYNFTTLVTADITLMATWEELPVIGGGWFGTTVTHSWINAANVAAETVEFWYTTDGSDPARGAGNSRKGEITTFGSMVLAIIPDAVGRLRAIVYHRTSEDEEPDTYESSLVSDEIIINPVAPTAPGSGMYQPTDLESGIALTTTQAGISIYYTANTVDYVNGAPVQSQVDAIPAPAVGVAGTTQYTAPVAVPAAVDENTALVIKAIAYHSPDIQSNAVTFYYVEDSNLQKLTENNIDTVIGQMTLDEKILLLGGLGMNPASLTNPGVAGGTLAIPRLGIPAIALSDGPAGVRMGRNATVWMSPTGLASTWSTGAMEEVAARTAAEAKHYAVDIMLAPALNIQRNPLGGRDFEYYSEDPVVAGSVSAAYTRALQKAGVGVSLKHYAANNQENSRMRGDMVVSQRALREIYLRGFEIAAAEAPWTYMVAYNKINGVNASASKWLLTDVLRNDWGFDGLVMSDWGADYAPVDSIEAQMDLAEPNRDQTRVYAWVNEADISETERDRRIALIERSVKNILKIVVKTPAFKGEYEGVTTAVIDARSAGFKDSGVYDASKAVNRATAAEGMVLLKNDGGALPLASGTKLALVTSGVAKDSSLGLDGGAFGGGGIAAVTDLVIEGGGSAQVTWSTDYAPTLKEGLEEAAGFDVVSTEVDRDVAGTATATAATAAAAADVGVFVLSRTSSEGADNAQSSFDLSATERAVFNAYADAFKAASKKFIVLINAGASVNTAEFRAKADAILDVWLPGTEGANAIADILSGAVSPSGKLAQTFPITYEDSPSIAMAAEGHQGKTWATDPAYYDEGVYVGYRYFDTFGKEGRVAYPFGHGLSYTTFSFDNLTLSKARFDPSNPNDTITASVKVTNTGSRPGQEVAQLYLGASTYQMEKRPMKELKAYAKTGLLAPGASEIMTFTLNLRDLQYYNDNDATPTTPIADEEYLGADRWTVAEGTTFTVTVGDTSDNAALAQSGAKAQFTYEKASSVTPANPVTPPVSGPGVALPGDDGLGLKFPDAAEISDWARTYIKELVDAGILAGRANGTLDPKGIITRAEFTKMAVLGLALKAGEAPKAFADVHEGDWFKEFVDIASSTGIVQGVSDTAFAPDRRITRQDLCTIVYRALQALEVTTPAPTGTPFTDEAQVAAYALDAVKALKEIGVVSGRAHGQFDPRAYATREETAKILSGVIAHMKNA